A genomic stretch from Mycobacterium malmoense includes:
- a CDS encoding class I SAM-dependent methyltransferase — translation MSHPDVTDPTRFEQMYRDDRLSHGLPTATPWDIGGPQPVVQQLVALDAVKGEVLDPGTGPGHHAIYYAAKGYSATGIDGSATALERARENARKAGVSVNFELADATKLDGLENRFDTVVDCAFYHTFSTEPEMQKSYVRALRRATKPGARLYMFEFGEHNVNGFSMPRSLSEDDFRQVLPDAGWEITYLGTTTYQVNISAQTFEMMAARNPDMADRVESILERFRAMEPWLVNGRVHAPFWEVHATRAD, via the coding sequence ATGAGCCATCCCGACGTCACCGACCCCACCCGTTTCGAGCAGATGTATCGCGACGACCGGCTGTCCCACGGTCTGCCGACCGCCACGCCGTGGGATATCGGCGGCCCGCAGCCGGTGGTCCAGCAGCTCGTCGCGCTGGACGCGGTCAAGGGCGAGGTGCTCGACCCGGGCACCGGCCCGGGGCACCACGCGATCTACTACGCCGCCAAGGGCTATTCGGCGACCGGCATCGACGGGTCGGCGACCGCCCTGGAGCGGGCCCGGGAAAACGCGCGGAAGGCCGGCGTGTCGGTGAACTTCGAGCTGGCCGACGCCACCAAGCTGGATGGGCTGGAGAACCGGTTCGACACCGTCGTCGACTGCGCCTTCTACCACACTTTCAGCACCGAACCCGAGATGCAGAAGTCCTACGTGCGGGCTTTGCGGCGGGCCACCAAGCCGGGAGCGCGGCTCTACATGTTCGAGTTCGGTGAGCACAACGTCAACGGCTTTTCCATGCCACGGTCGTTGTCCGAGGACGACTTTCGTCAGGTGCTCCCGGACGCCGGCTGGGAGATCACCTACCTGGGCACGACCACCTACCAGGTCAACATCAGCGCTCAGACGTTCGAGATGATGGCCGCGCGCAATCCCGACATGGCCGACCGGGTGGAGTCGATCCTGGAACGATTCCGGGCGATGGAACCGTGGCTGGTCAACGGCCGGGTGCACGCCCCGTTCTGGGAAGTGCACGCCACCCGGGCGGACTGA
- the msrB gene encoding peptide-methionine (R)-S-oxide reductase MsrB, with protein sequence MSRPKVQLTDDEWRRKLTREEFDVLRRAGTERPFTGEYTDTKTEGVYQCRACGAELFRSTEKFESHCGWPSFFDPANSDAVILRPDHSLGRTRTEVLCANCHSHLGHVFAGEGYPTPTDQRYCINSISLKLVPS encoded by the coding sequence CTGTCTCGCCCGAAGGTGCAGCTGACCGACGACGAGTGGCGCCGGAAACTCACGCGTGAGGAGTTCGACGTGCTGCGTCGCGCCGGCACCGAGCGGCCGTTCACCGGTGAGTACACCGACACCAAGACCGAGGGCGTCTACCAATGTCGGGCCTGCGGCGCCGAATTGTTCCGCAGCACAGAGAAATTCGAGTCACACTGCGGCTGGCCGTCGTTCTTCGACCCGGCGAACTCCGACGCGGTGATCCTGCGTCCCGACCATTCGCTGGGCAGGACGCGCACCGAGGTGCTGTGCGCGAACTGCCACAGCCACCTGGGCCATGTGTTCGCCGGCGAGGGCTACCCGACGCCCACGGACCAGCGCTACTGCATCAACTCGATCTCGCTGAAGCTAGTTCCTTCCTAG
- a CDS encoding alpha/beta fold hydrolase, whose product MATVVGMSRQITSATVLGAVTFSVTMVLSGCVPGLAADPRFATNSGARPQGAATTKVPPAGPPPIAAPKNDLSWHDCTSKVFTDAAVPAAPGVQLDCANYDADLDPVNGGSGTLSIGVVRARSNQTPRDAGPLVFTTGSDLPSSTQLPVWLSRAGTDVLQTRPIVAVDRRGMGMSSPIDCRDHLDRQAMRDQAQFQPGDDPVANLSDISNTATTNCTDALAPGASAYDNSHAASDIERLRSLWDVPAVALVGIGNGAQVALTYAATRPDKVARLILDSPVALGVNAEAAAEQRVKGQQAALDAFAAQCVAVNCALGPDPKGAVSALLADARAGKGPGGAPVASVAEAITVALGFPSGGRVGTTTDLANALAAARSGDANPLNNLINRADATDDSDGHFVNSCSDAVNRPTPDRVRELVVAWGKLYPQFGTVAALNLVKCVHWPTGSPPQAPKDLKIDVLLAGVQSDPIVGMEGVAATAATIINANAASKRVMWQGIGHGASVYSPCAVPPLIGYLNSGKLPGTDTYCPA is encoded by the coding sequence ATGGCTACTGTGGTCGGCATGAGTCGGCAGATCACGTCCGCCACGGTCCTGGGCGCGGTGACCTTTTCCGTGACCATGGTGCTGTCCGGCTGCGTTCCGGGCCTGGCCGCAGACCCGCGCTTCGCCACCAATTCCGGCGCCCGACCGCAGGGCGCGGCCACGACGAAGGTTCCGCCGGCCGGTCCGCCACCGATCGCCGCGCCCAAGAACGACCTGTCGTGGCATGACTGCACGTCGAAGGTCTTCACCGACGCGGCCGTCCCCGCCGCGCCCGGCGTCCAGCTGGATTGCGCGAACTACGACGCCGACCTCGACCCGGTCAACGGCGGATCGGGCACCCTGAGCATCGGCGTGGTCCGCGCGCGGTCGAATCAGACCCCGCGCGACGCGGGCCCGCTCGTCTTCACCACCGGCTCCGACCTGCCGTCATCGACGCAGTTGCCGGTCTGGCTATCCCGGGCGGGCACCGACGTCCTCCAAACCCGCCCCATCGTCGCCGTCGACCGCCGCGGCATGGGCATGTCGAGCCCGATCGACTGCCGCGATCACCTCGACCGCCAGGCGATGCGCGACCAGGCGCAGTTCCAACCCGGCGATGACCCGGTCGCCAACCTTTCGGACATCTCGAACACCGCCACCACGAACTGCACCGACGCCCTCGCGCCCGGCGCCTCCGCCTACGACAATTCACACGCCGCCTCCGACATCGAGCGACTGCGCAGCCTCTGGGACGTGCCCGCCGTCGCGCTGGTCGGGATCGGCAACGGCGCCCAGGTCGCGCTGACCTACGCCGCCACGCGGCCCGACAAGGTCGCCCGCCTGATCCTCGACTCCCCGGTCGCGTTGGGCGTCAACGCCGAAGCGGCCGCCGAGCAACGGGTCAAGGGCCAGCAGGCCGCGCTCGACGCGTTCGCCGCGCAGTGCGTCGCGGTGAACTGCGCGCTGGGTCCCGATCCGAAGGGCGCCGTCAGCGCCCTGCTGGCCGACGCCCGCGCCGGTAAGGGGCCCGGTGGGGCGCCGGTGGCCTCAGTAGCCGAAGCCATCACCGTCGCCCTGGGCTTCCCCTCCGGCGGCCGGGTCGGCACCACCACCGATCTGGCCAACGCGCTGGCCGCCGCCCGCTCCGGCGACGCCAACCCGCTGAACAACTTGATCAACCGCGCCGACGCCACCGACGACTCCGACGGCCATTTCGTCAACTCGTGCAGCGACGCCGTCAACCGCCCGACCCCGGACCGGGTGCGCGAACTCGTGGTGGCGTGGGGGAAGCTGTACCCCCAATTCGGCACCGTGGCCGCGCTCAACCTGGTCAAGTGCGTGCACTGGCCCACCGGTTCGCCGCCGCAGGCGCCGAAGGACCTCAAGATCGACGTGCTGCTGGCGGGGGTGCAGAGCGACCCGATCGTGGGCATGGAGGGGGTCGCCGCGACGGCGGCCACCATCATCAACGCCAACGCGGCCAGCAAGCGGGTGATGTGGCAGGGCATCGGCCACGGCGCCAGCGTCTATTCGCCCTGCGCGGTGCCGCCCCTGATCGGCTACCTCAACAGCGGCAAGCTGCCCGGAACCGACACGTACTGTCCCGCCTGA
- a CDS encoding Clp protease N-terminal domain-containing protein, protein MSQATPTAYPVRLDEMINAIKQVHTDALDQLADAVLAAEHLGEVADHLIGHFVDQARRSGASWTDIGKSMGVTKQAAQKRFVPRAEATTLDPEQGFGRFTPRARNAVVTAQNAAHEAGNSEITPDHLLLGLLGDPAALATVLLNLQKVDAETIRAAITLPASSGESPALIPFSGPARKALELTFREALRLGHNYVGTEHLLLALLELEDGDGPLHRFGVDKDRVEIDLVAALESLTSGDPSPGA, encoded by the coding sequence ATGTCTCAGGCCACACCCACCGCCTATCCCGTCCGCCTCGACGAGATGATCAACGCCATCAAGCAGGTGCACACCGACGCGCTGGACCAGCTCGCCGACGCCGTGCTGGCCGCCGAGCATTTGGGCGAGGTCGCCGACCATTTGATCGGGCACTTCGTCGATCAGGCCCGCCGCTCGGGCGCCTCCTGGACCGACATCGGCAAGAGCATGGGCGTCACCAAGCAGGCCGCCCAGAAGCGGTTCGTCCCGCGGGCCGAGGCCACCACGCTGGACCCCGAACAGGGCTTCGGACGCTTCACGCCGCGGGCCCGCAACGCCGTTGTCACGGCGCAGAATGCCGCCCACGAGGCCGGCAACAGCGAGATCACGCCCGACCACCTGCTGCTTGGCTTGCTCGGCGATCCGGCCGCCCTGGCCACGGTGTTGCTGAACCTGCAAAAGGTTGACGCCGAGACCATCCGCGCCGCCATAACCCTGCCCGCGTCCAGCGGCGAGTCCCCCGCGCTCATCCCGTTCAGCGGCCCGGCGCGCAAGGCGCTGGAACTGACCTTCCGCGAGGCACTTCGACTCGGCCACAACTACGTTGGCACCGAACACCTGCTGCTGGCGTTACTCGAACTCGAGGACGGTGACGGACCGCTGCACCGCTTCGGCGTCGACAAGGACCGCGTTGAGATCGATCTGGTCGCCGCACTCGAATCATTGACCAGCGGTGACCCGAGCCCGGGCGCTTAA
- a CDS encoding enoyl-CoA hydratase/isomerase family protein: MPTSYDEFPSLRFERGDKPGQEGVLTLVLDAPGLNSVGPQMHRDLADVWPVIDRDPDVRVVLVRGEGKAFSSGGSFELIEETIGDFEGRIRIMREARDLVLNMVNFDKPVVSAIRGPAVGAGLVVALLADISVAGRTARFIDGHTKLGVAAGDHAAICWPLLVGMAKAKYYLLTCETLLGEEAERIGLVSTCVDDDDVLPTATRIAENLAQGAQNAIRWTKHSLNYWYRMFGPAFETSLGLEFVSFGGPDVREGLAAHREKRPARFTGETAG, translated from the coding sequence GTGCCGACCAGTTACGACGAGTTCCCCAGCCTCCGCTTCGAGCGCGGCGACAAACCCGGTCAGGAAGGCGTGCTGACACTGGTGCTCGACGCCCCGGGGCTGAACTCCGTCGGGCCACAAATGCACCGCGACCTCGCCGACGTCTGGCCGGTGATCGATCGCGATCCCGACGTGCGGGTCGTCCTGGTCCGCGGCGAAGGGAAAGCCTTTTCCTCCGGCGGCAGCTTCGAGCTGATCGAGGAAACCATCGGCGACTTCGAGGGCCGGATCCGCATCATGCGCGAGGCCCGCGACCTGGTGCTCAACATGGTCAATTTCGACAAGCCCGTGGTCTCGGCCATCCGGGGGCCGGCCGTCGGCGCCGGCCTGGTGGTGGCGCTGCTCGCCGACATCTCGGTCGCGGGCCGGACCGCGAGATTCATCGACGGGCACACCAAGCTCGGGGTCGCCGCCGGCGACCACGCCGCGATCTGCTGGCCGCTGCTGGTCGGCATGGCCAAGGCCAAGTACTACCTGCTCACCTGCGAGACCTTGCTCGGCGAGGAGGCCGAGCGCATCGGCCTGGTCTCGACCTGCGTCGACGACGACGACGTCCTGCCCACCGCAACCCGCATCGCCGAGAACCTGGCGCAGGGCGCACAAAACGCGATCCGCTGGACCAAGCACAGCCTGAACTACTGGTACCGCATGTTCGGGCCCGCCTTCGAAACGTCGCTTGGCCTGGAATTCGTCAGTTTCGGCGGCCCCGACGTCCGCGAAGGCCTCGCCGCGCATCGCGAGAAACGCCCCGCACGGTTTACCGGGGAAACTGCCGGCTGA
- the aftC gene encoding arabinofuranan 3-O-arabinosyltransferase produces MYGALVTAADSTRIGLRDWVLAAFRPRTGAPSTATIVRSALWPVAIMSVLHRSIVVTTNGNITDDFKPVYRAVLNFRHGWDIYNEHFDYVDPHYLYPPGGTLLMAPFGYLPFAPSRYLFILINTVAILIAWYLLLRLFNYTLSSVAAPALLLAMFCTETVTNTLVFTNINGCVLLAEMLFLWWLLDGKKGHQWWAGAAIGLTLTLKPVLLPLLLLPLLNRQWRALVPAFLVPIVINVAALPLISHPMDFFTRTVPYILGTRDYFNSSIEGNGVYFGLPTWLIVFLRLLFTVLAIGALWLLYRYYRTRDPLFWFTNSTGVLLLWSWLVLSLAQGYYSMMLFPFLMTVVLPNSLIRNWPAWLGIYGFMTLDRWLLFNWMRYGRALEYLKITYGWSLLLIVSFSVLYFRYLDAKADNRLDGGIDPAWLTAKPERVR; encoded by the coding sequence GTGTACGGTGCGCTGGTGACGGCTGCTGACTCGACCCGAATCGGCTTGCGCGATTGGGTGCTGGCCGCGTTTCGCCCCCGCACCGGCGCACCCAGCACGGCGACGATAGTGCGGTCCGCGTTGTGGCCGGTGGCCATCATGTCGGTGCTGCACCGCAGCATCGTGGTCACCACCAACGGCAACATCACCGACGATTTCAAACCGGTCTACCGGGCGGTGCTGAACTTCCGGCACGGCTGGGACATCTACAACGAGCACTTCGACTACGTCGACCCGCACTACCTGTACCCACCCGGCGGCACGCTGCTGATGGCGCCGTTCGGCTACCTGCCCTTCGCGCCGTCGCGGTACCTGTTCATCCTGATCAACACCGTCGCCATCCTGATCGCCTGGTATCTGTTGCTGCGGCTGTTCAACTACACGCTGTCCTCGGTGGCGGCCCCGGCGCTGCTGCTGGCCATGTTCTGCACCGAGACCGTGACCAACACGCTGGTGTTCACCAATATCAACGGCTGCGTCCTGCTGGCCGAGATGCTGTTTCTGTGGTGGCTTTTGGACGGGAAAAAAGGCCATCAGTGGTGGGCCGGTGCCGCGATCGGACTAACGCTCACGCTCAAACCCGTGCTGTTGCCGCTGCTGTTGCTGCCGCTGCTGAACCGCCAGTGGCGGGCGCTGGTGCCCGCGTTCCTGGTTCCCATCGTCATCAACGTGGCCGCGCTGCCGCTGATCAGCCACCCGATGGATTTCTTCACCCGCACCGTGCCCTACATCCTGGGCACCCGGGACTACTTCAACAGCTCGATCGAGGGCAACGGCGTCTACTTCGGCCTGCCCACCTGGCTGATCGTGTTCCTGCGGCTGCTCTTCACCGTGCTGGCCATCGGCGCCCTGTGGCTGCTGTACCGCTACTACCGCACCCGCGACCCGCTGTTCTGGTTCACCAACTCGACGGGCGTGCTGCTGCTGTGGTCGTGGCTGGTGCTGTCGCTGGCCCAGGGCTACTACTCGATGATGCTGTTCCCGTTCCTCATGACGGTCGTGCTGCCCAACTCGCTGATCCGCAACTGGCCGGCGTGGCTGGGAATCTACGGCTTCATGACGCTGGACCGCTGGCTGCTGTTCAACTGGATGCGCTACGGCCGCGCGCTGGAATACCTGAAGATCACCTACGGCTGGTCGCTGCTGCTGATCGTGTCGTTTAGCGTGCTGTACTTCCGTTACCTGGACGCCAAGGCCGACAACCGGCTGGACGGCGGGATCGATCCGGCGTGGCTGACGGCCAAACCGGAGCGCGTGCGGTGA
- the hemQ gene encoding hydrogen peroxide-dependent heme synthase has product MAKLDYDALNATLRYLMFSVFSVRPGGLGDQRDAITDDAATFFKQQEERGVVVRGLYDVAGLRADADFMIWTHADRVEALQATYADFRRTTALGRACAPVWSSVALHRPAEFNKSHIPAFLAGEEPGAYICVYPFVRSYEWYLLPDEERRRMLAEHGMAAREYKDVRANTVPAFALGDYEWILAFEAPELDRIVDLMRELRATDARRHTRAETPFFTGPRVPVEQLVNALP; this is encoded by the coding sequence ATGGCCAAACTCGATTACGACGCGCTCAACGCGACGCTTCGCTACCTGATGTTCTCGGTGTTCTCGGTGCGGCCCGGCGGGCTCGGCGACCAGCGCGACGCCATCACCGACGACGCCGCGACGTTTTTCAAGCAGCAGGAGGAGCGCGGCGTCGTGGTGCGCGGCCTCTACGACGTCGCGGGCCTGCGCGCCGACGCCGACTTCATGATCTGGACCCACGCCGACCGCGTCGAGGCGCTGCAGGCCACCTACGCCGACTTCCGGCGCACCACCGCGTTGGGCCGGGCCTGCGCGCCGGTGTGGAGCAGCGTGGCGCTGCACCGCCCGGCCGAGTTCAATAAGAGCCACATCCCGGCGTTCCTGGCCGGCGAGGAGCCCGGCGCCTACATCTGCGTGTACCCGTTCGTGCGGTCCTACGAGTGGTACCTGCTGCCCGACGAGGAACGCCGCCGCATGCTCGCCGAGCACGGCATGGCCGCCCGCGAATACAAGGACGTCCGCGCCAACACGGTGCCGGCGTTCGCGCTGGGCGACTACGAATGGATCCTGGCCTTCGAGGCCCCCGAGCTGGACCGCATCGTCGACCTGATGCGTGAGCTGCGCGCCACCGACGCCCGCAGGCATACCCGCGCGGAGACGCCGTTCTTCACCGGGCCGCGGGTGCCGGTCGAGCAGCTGGTGAACGCGCTGCCATGA
- a CDS encoding protoporphyrinogen oxidase has translation MRPRSYCVVGGGISGLTAAYRLRVAAGEDATITLFDPADRLGGILRTELVGGRPMDLGAEAFVLRRPEMPALLAELGLSGRRLSTTGARPLTYCRQELHPLPAGTVVGIPSSAASVAGLVDEATVARIDAEPARPLEWRPGGDPAVAELVGDRFGEQVVARSVDPLLSGVYAGSAATIGLRAAAPGVAAALDGGAASLTDAVRRALPPNAGGPVFGALDGGYQTLIDELVERGRVRWVRAAVERLEPGWEVHDDTGARWHADAVVLAVPAPRLARLVREVAPRSSAAAGRIASASSAVVALAVPAGTPFPQCSGVLVATGEPLRAKAITLSSRKWGSRGDTQQLRLSFGRFGDDVAAGASDGELLAWALSDLATVFGFAVDPVDARVQRWIDAMPQYGPGHADLVAELRAGLPPALAVAGSYLDGIGVPACVGAAGRAVEALNAEVAR, from the coding sequence ATGAGGCCCCGCTCGTATTGTGTTGTGGGCGGCGGGATTTCGGGGCTGACGGCGGCGTATCGGCTCCGCGTGGCCGCCGGTGAGGACGCGACGATCACGCTGTTCGATCCCGCTGACCGGCTGGGCGGCATATTGCGCACCGAGCTGGTCGGCGGGCGGCCGATGGACCTGGGCGCCGAGGCGTTCGTGCTGCGCCGGCCCGAAATGCCGGCGCTGCTGGCCGAGCTGGGTCTGTCGGGGCGCCGGCTGTCCACCACCGGCGCCCGGCCGTTGACCTACTGCCGGCAAGAGCTGCACCCGCTTCCCGCGGGCACGGTCGTCGGGATCCCGTCGTCGGCGGCCTCGGTCGCCGGGCTGGTCGACGAGGCGACGGTCGCCCGCATCGACGCCGAGCCCGCCCGGCCGCTGGAGTGGCGGCCCGGCGGCGATCCCGCGGTGGCCGAGCTGGTGGGCGACCGGTTCGGCGAGCAGGTCGTGGCCCGGTCGGTGGACCCGCTGCTGAGCGGGGTGTACGCGGGATCGGCGGCGACGATCGGCCTGCGCGCGGCGGCCCCCGGCGTGGCGGCGGCCCTGGACGGCGGCGCCGCCAGCCTGACCGACGCGGTCCGGCGGGCGCTGCCCCCGAACGCCGGCGGGCCGGTGTTCGGGGCGCTGGACGGCGGCTACCAGACGCTGATCGACGAGCTCGTCGAGCGCGGCCGGGTGCGGTGGGTTCGCGCGGCGGTGGAACGGCTGGAGCCGGGCTGGGAGGTGCACGACGACACCGGTGCCCGCTGGCACGCCGACGCAGTGGTCCTGGCCGTCCCGGCCCCGCGGCTGGCCCGCCTGGTGCGCGAGGTCGCCCCGCGCAGCTCGGCCGCCGCGGGCCGGATCGCCAGCGCGTCGTCGGCGGTGGTGGCGCTCGCCGTGCCCGCCGGCACCCCGTTCCCGCAGTGCTCCGGCGTGCTGGTGGCCACCGGCGAGCCGCTGCGGGCCAAGGCGATCACGCTCTCGTCGCGCAAGTGGGGCTCCCGCGGGGACACGCAGCAGCTGCGGCTGTCGTTCGGGCGGTTCGGCGACGATGTGGCCGCCGGCGCGTCCGACGGCGAGCTACTCGCCTGGGCGCTGAGCGACCTGGCCACCGTCTTCGGGTTCGCCGTCGACCCGGTCGACGCCCGCGTGCAGCGCTGGATCGACGCCATGCCGCAGTACGGCCCCGGCCACGCCGACCTGGTCGCCGAGCTGCGGGCCGGCCTGCCGCCGGCCCTCGCCGTGGCCGGCAGCTACCTCGACGGCATCGGCGTGCCGGCGTGCGTCGGGGCGGCCGGGCGCGCGGTCGAGGCTCTCAATGCGGAAGTGGCACGATAG
- the hemE gene encoding uroporphyrinogen decarboxylase, which translates to MKNPARTRRELPESPYLAAVTGRKPGRVPVWFMRQAGRSLPEYRALRERHSMLAACLRPEVACEITLQPIRRHGVDAAILFSDIVVPLRAAGVDLDIVADVGPVIAHPVRTDADVHAMKPLDPQAIQPVLDAVSLLVAALGDVPLIGFAGAPFTLASYLVEGGPSRNHARTKAMMLAEPTSWHALMSRLTDLTVAFLRAQVDAGVDAIQVFDSWAGTLSLADYRHYVLPHSSRVFAGLAECGVPMTHFGVGTAELLGAMSESGATVVGVDWRTSLTDAAARVQPGTALQGNLDPAVLLAGWPVVERAARAVVDDGRRAVDVGAAGHVFNLGHGVLPETDPGVLTELVSLVHSL; encoded by the coding sequence ATGAAGAACCCTGCGCGTACTCGCCGCGAGCTGCCCGAGTCGCCATACCTGGCCGCCGTCACCGGGCGCAAGCCCGGCCGGGTGCCGGTGTGGTTCATGCGCCAGGCCGGTCGTTCGCTGCCCGAGTACCGGGCGCTGCGCGAACGGCACAGCATGCTGGCGGCCTGTTTGCGGCCCGAGGTGGCGTGCGAGATCACGCTGCAGCCGATCCGTCGTCACGGCGTCGACGCGGCGATCCTGTTCTCCGACATCGTGGTGCCGCTGCGCGCCGCGGGCGTCGATTTGGACATCGTCGCGGACGTCGGCCCGGTGATCGCGCACCCGGTGCGCACCGACGCCGACGTCCACGCGATGAAACCCCTTGATCCGCAAGCGATTCAGCCGGTGCTCGACGCGGTCTCGCTGCTGGTGGCGGCGCTGGGCGACGTGCCGCTGATCGGCTTCGCCGGTGCGCCGTTCACGCTGGCGTCCTACCTCGTCGAGGGCGGCCCCAGCCGCAACCACGCCCGCACCAAGGCGATGATGCTGGCCGAACCGACGAGCTGGCACGCGCTGATGTCGAGGCTGACCGACCTGACTGTCGCGTTCCTGCGGGCCCAGGTCGACGCCGGGGTGGACGCCATCCAGGTGTTCGATTCGTGGGCGGGGACGCTGTCGCTGGCCGACTACCGCCACTACGTGCTGCCGCACAGCTCGCGGGTGTTCGCCGGCCTGGCCGAATGCGGCGTGCCCATGACGCATTTCGGGGTGGGGACCGCGGAGTTGCTCGGCGCGATGTCGGAGTCGGGGGCGACGGTGGTCGGCGTGGACTGGCGAACCTCCCTGACCGACGCCGCCGCCCGCGTCCAACCCGGCACGGCGCTGCAGGGCAACCTCGATCCGGCGGTGCTGCTGGCGGGGTGGCCGGTGGTGGAACGCGCCGCGCGGGCCGTGGTCGACGACGGACGCCGCGCCGTCGACGTGGGCGCGGCCGGCCACGTCTTCAATCTCGGCCACGGGGTGTTGCCGGAGACCGATCCCGGCGTGCTGACCGAGCTGGTGTCGCTGGTCCACTCGCTATGA
- the zapE gene encoding cell division protein ZapE yields MGLIAARRYSSRMHGSVSGRVGHLVDRHPTVSPERLIAQLRPPPTFADVSFATYRPDPAEPTQAAAVVACQDFCRRAVERRAGRRKVFGRRAVLPGVGLYLGGGFGVGKTHLLASAYYRLPGDGPDAPTPKAFATFGELTQLAGVFGFAECVDMLADYTAVCIDEFELDDPGNTTLISRMLSSLVERGVSVAATSNTLPEQLGEGRFAAQDFLREINTLASIFTTVRIEGPDYRHRGLPPAPRPLSDEEVAARAAKVDGATLDDFDALCAHLATMHPSRYLTLIEGVTAVFLTGVHRIDDQNVALRLVSLTDRLYDAGVPVLASGAKLDTIFSEEMLASGYRKKYLRATSRLLALTSREP; encoded by the coding sequence ATGGGTCTGATTGCAGCACGCCGCTACAGTTCCCGCATGCACGGGTCCGTCTCCGGCCGGGTGGGTCACCTGGTGGATCGGCATCCGACCGTGTCGCCGGAGCGGCTGATCGCCCAACTGAGGCCGCCGCCTACGTTCGCCGACGTGAGCTTTGCGACGTATCGCCCGGATCCGGCGGAACCGACCCAGGCGGCCGCCGTGGTCGCCTGTCAGGACTTCTGCCGGCGGGCCGTGGAGCGCCGGGCCGGCCGCCGGAAAGTGTTCGGCAGGCGGGCGGTGTTGCCCGGCGTGGGGCTCTACCTCGGCGGCGGCTTCGGCGTGGGCAAGACCCACCTGCTGGCGTCGGCCTATTACCGGTTGCCCGGTGACGGCCCGGACGCCCCCACTCCCAAGGCGTTCGCCACGTTCGGGGAGCTCACCCAGCTCGCGGGCGTGTTCGGCTTCGCCGAATGCGTCGACATGCTGGCCGATTACACGGCGGTGTGCATCGACGAGTTCGAACTCGACGATCCCGGTAACACCACGCTGATCTCGCGGATGCTCTCGTCGTTGGTCGAGCGGGGGGTGTCGGTGGCCGCCACCTCCAACACCTTGCCCGAGCAGCTCGGCGAGGGCCGCTTCGCCGCGCAGGACTTTCTGCGTGAGATCAACACGCTGGCAAGCATTTTCACCACGGTCCGGATCGAGGGACCCGACTACCGGCACCGCGGCCTGCCGCCGGCGCCGCGGCCGTTGTCGGACGAGGAAGTGGCCGCGCGCGCCGCGAAGGTCGACGGCGCGACGCTCGACGATTTCGACGCGCTGTGCGCGCATTTGGCCACCATGCATCCGTCGCGGTATCTGACGCTGATCGAGGGCGTGACGGCGGTGTTTTTGACCGGCGTGCACCGCATCGACGATCAGAACGTCGCGCTGAGGCTGGTGTCGCTGACTGACCGGCTTTATGACGCCGGCGTTCCGGTGCTGGCTTCCGGGGCGAAGCTGGACACCATCTTCAGTGAGGAGATGCTGGCCAGTGGGTATCGAAAGAAGTACCTGCGGGCCACTTCACGGCTGTTGGCGCTGACCTCTCGCGAACCATGA
- a CDS encoding pyrimidine reductase family protein: MPDSEAGTPLTLLGSIRELDDGELPHLYGYPEREGTWVRANFITSVDGGATADGKSGPMAGAGDRLIFNLLRELADVIVVGAGTVRIEGYSGAHVGAAQRQRRQARGQSEVPRLAIVTKSGRLGRDMPVFTRTEAPPLVLTCTAAAAEARHLLTDLCEVVDCSGSDPGKVDEAALLAILGARGMRRILTEGGPMLLGSLVERDMLDELCLTIAPYLVGGLARRIATGPGEVLTRMRCAHILTDDAGYLYTRYVKD; the protein is encoded by the coding sequence ATGCCCGACTCCGAGGCCGGCACGCCGCTGACGCTGCTCGGGTCGATACGCGAACTCGACGACGGCGAACTCCCCCACCTCTACGGCTACCCGGAACGGGAGGGGACGTGGGTGCGGGCGAATTTCATCACCAGCGTGGACGGCGGCGCGACCGCCGACGGCAAGAGCGGACCAATGGCGGGGGCCGGCGACCGACTCATCTTCAACCTGCTGCGCGAACTGGCCGACGTCATCGTCGTCGGCGCGGGCACGGTGCGGATCGAGGGTTATTCCGGCGCGCACGTCGGCGCCGCCCAGCGCCAGCGGCGGCAGGCCCGCGGGCAAAGCGAAGTGCCGCGACTGGCGATCGTCACCAAGTCGGGCCGCCTTGGCCGGGATATGCCGGTGTTCACCCGGACGGAAGCGCCGCCGCTGGTGCTCACCTGCACGGCGGCCGCCGCCGAGGCGCGCCATCTGCTCACCGACCTGTGCGAGGTGGTCGACTGCTCCGGCAGCGATCCCGGCAAGGTCGACGAGGCCGCCCTGCTGGCGATCCTCGGGGCTCGCGGAATGCGCCGCATCCTGACCGAAGGCGGGCCGATGCTGCTCGGCTCGCTCGTCGAGCGCGACATGCTCGACGAGCTGTGCCTGACGATCGCGCCGTACCTCGTCGGCGGCCTGGCCCGACGCATCGCGACCGGCCCGGGCGAGGTGCTGACCCGGATGCGCTGCGCCCACATCCTGACCGACGATGCCGGTTATCTGTACACCCGCTACGTGAAGGACTAG